In a single window of the Streptomyces sp. NBC_00353 genome:
- a CDS encoding glutaredoxin family protein, protein MSALLRRTKKKPADRVVTLVGKPGCHLCDDARLVVREVCEETGASWEEKDITQDEGLHREYWEQIPVVLIDNEQHTFWRVDPARLRSALLS, encoded by the coding sequence ATGAGTGCCTTGTTGCGTCGTACGAAGAAGAAGCCCGCGGACCGGGTGGTGACCCTGGTCGGGAAACCGGGGTGTCACCTCTGTGACGACGCGAGGCTGGTGGTGCGGGAGGTCTGCGAGGAGACCGGTGCGTCCTGGGAGGAGAAGGACATCACTCAGGACGAGGGGCTGCACCGGGAGTACTGGGAGCAGATTCCGGTCGTCCTCATTGATAACGAACAGCACACGTTCTGGCGGGTGGATCCGGCGAGGCTGCGCAGCGCGCTGCTTTCCTGA
- a CDS encoding redox-sensing transcriptional repressor Rex, translating to MATGRTHRPATRSRGIPEATVARLPLYLRALTALSERSVPTVSSEELAAAAGVNSAKLRKDFSYLGSYGTRGVGYDVEYLVYQISRELGLTQDWPVVIVGIGNLGAALANYGGFASRGFRVAALIDADPAMAGTPVAGIPVQHADELEKIVSDNGVSIGVISTPAGAAQQVCDRLVAAGVTSILNFAPTVLSVPDGVDVRKVDLSIELQILAFHEQRKAGEDAGGDVDQAAPPVRAATSSSRKGPDGDMPAVMPA from the coding sequence GTGGCAACTGGCCGAACTCACCGACCGGCGACCCGTAGCCGAGGAATTCCCGAGGCCACCGTCGCCCGGCTTCCGCTGTATCTCCGCGCACTGACCGCGCTCTCCGAGCGCTCGGTCCCCACGGTCTCGTCCGAGGAACTCGCCGCGGCGGCGGGAGTCAACTCTGCCAAGCTGCGGAAGGACTTCAGCTACCTCGGCTCCTACGGGACGCGTGGCGTCGGGTACGACGTCGAGTACCTCGTCTACCAGATCTCCCGCGAGCTCGGGCTCACCCAGGACTGGCCGGTCGTCATCGTCGGTATCGGTAATCTCGGCGCCGCGCTCGCCAACTACGGCGGCTTCGCCTCCCGCGGTTTCCGGGTCGCCGCGCTGATCGACGCGGACCCCGCGATGGCCGGTACGCCCGTCGCCGGGATTCCCGTCCAGCACGCCGACGAGCTGGAGAAGATCGTCAGCGACAACGGCGTGTCGATCGGTGTCATCTCCACCCCGGCCGGTGCCGCCCAGCAGGTCTGCGACCGCCTCGTCGCCGCGGGCGTCACCTCCATCCTGAACTTCGCGCCGACGGTGCTCTCCGTGCCGGACGGCGTCGACGTCCGCAAGGTCGACCTCTCGATCGAACTCCAGATTCTCGCCTTCCACGAGCAGCGCAAGGCCGGCGAGGATGCCGGGGGCGACGTCGACCAGGCCGCACCGCCCGTGCGCGCCGCCACGAGCAGCAGCCGGAAGGGACCCGACGGGGACATGCCCGCCGTGATGCCGGCATGA
- a CDS encoding glutamyl-tRNA reductase, translating to MSLLVVGLSHRSAPVSVLERASLAAETQAKLLQDALAAEPAAEAAVLATCNRIELYADVDKFHAGVAELSTLLAQHSGVGLDELTPYLYVHYEDRAVHHLFSVACGLDSMVVGEGQILGQIKDALALGQESHTAGRLLNDLFQQSLRVGKRAHSETGIDRAGQSLVTFGLQQLAGGADTADWAGGKRALVIGAGSMSSLAAATLARTGVAEIVVANRTRARADRLVEILSQAGGTGVTARAVEMAAVSDELTRADVVVSCTGATGLVLTGETVAGALGLPFDAASTAVEAPAVPAADLDQHAAWVENGSAATTAQAQAVRQATVPAQSTGPVRLALLDLAMPRDIDGAAARLAGVRLVDIESLAEASADAPMAADVDQVRTIVADEVAAFGAAQRAAHITPTVVALRTMAADVVAGEIARLDGRLPDLDEKQRAEITQTVRRVVDKLLHAPTVRVKQLASEPGGAGYADALRELFDLDPQTVAAVSRADLNDPNRGRS from the coding sequence ATGAGTCTCCTTGTCGTAGGGCTGAGCCACCGCAGCGCCCCGGTCTCCGTACTGGAGCGGGCGTCGCTGGCTGCCGAGACGCAGGCCAAGCTGCTGCAGGACGCCCTGGCAGCGGAGCCCGCGGCCGAGGCCGCCGTCCTCGCCACCTGTAACCGCATCGAGCTGTACGCCGACGTGGACAAGTTCCACGCGGGCGTCGCCGAGCTGTCCACGCTCCTCGCGCAGCACAGCGGGGTCGGGCTGGACGAACTCACTCCGTATCTCTATGTGCACTACGAGGACCGGGCCGTCCACCACCTCTTCTCGGTGGCGTGCGGGCTGGACTCGATGGTCGTCGGCGAGGGCCAGATCCTCGGCCAGATCAAGGACGCGCTGGCGCTGGGGCAGGAGAGCCACACCGCGGGCCGGCTGCTGAACGACCTTTTCCAGCAGTCTTTGCGGGTCGGCAAGCGCGCGCACAGCGAGACCGGGATCGACCGGGCCGGGCAGTCGCTCGTCACCTTCGGCCTGCAGCAGCTCGCGGGCGGCGCCGACACCGCCGACTGGGCCGGCGGCAAGCGCGCTCTGGTGATCGGCGCCGGTTCGATGTCGTCGCTGGCCGCCGCCACGCTGGCCCGTACCGGTGTCGCCGAGATCGTCGTCGCCAACCGGACCCGGGCCCGCGCCGACCGGCTGGTCGAGATCCTGAGCCAGGCCGGTGGCACGGGAGTGACCGCCCGGGCCGTCGAGATGGCCGCGGTCTCCGACGAACTGACACGTGCCGATGTCGTCGTCTCCTGTACCGGTGCGACGGGACTCGTCCTGACCGGTGAGACCGTCGCCGGTGCGCTCGGCCTGCCGTTCGACGCGGCCTCCACCGCCGTCGAGGCGCCCGCCGTGCCCGCCGCCGACCTGGACCAGCACGCCGCGTGGGTGGAGAACGGTTCCGCCGCCACGACCGCGCAGGCCCAGGCCGTGCGCCAGGCCACCGTGCCCGCGCAGTCCACCGGCCCCGTCCGGCTCGCCCTGCTCGACCTCGCCATGCCGCGCGACATCGACGGCGCGGCGGCCCGCCTCGCCGGTGTGCGCCTCGTCGACATCGAGTCGCTCGCCGAGGCGTCCGCGGATGCTCCGATGGCCGCCGATGTGGATCAGGTGCGCACCATCGTCGCCGACGAGGTCGCCGCGTTCGGCGCCGCCCAGCGCGCCGCCCACATCACCCCGACCGTGGTCGCCCTGCGCACCATGGCCGCCGATGTGGTGGCCGGCGAGATCGCGCGGCTCGACGGGCGTCTCCCCGACCTGGACGAGAAGCAGCGCGCCGAGATCACGCAGACCGTGCGCCGCGTCGTCGACAAGCTCCTGCACGCGCCCACCGTGCGGGTCAAGCAGCTCGCCAGTGAGCCCGGCGGCGCCGGGTACGCCGATGCGCTGCGGGAACTCTTCGACCTCGACCCGCAGACGGTCGCCGCCGTCTCCCGGGCAGACCTGAACGACCCGAATCGAGGGCGGTCATGA
- the hemC gene encoding hydroxymethylbilane synthase encodes MTDNSPRAQTGAPLRLGTRRSKLAMAQSGLVADAVSEVTGRAVELVEVTTYGDISKEHLAQIGGTGVFVAALREALLRGEVDFAVHSLKDLPTAQPEGLVLAAVPRREDPRDVLVARDGLTFEQLPSGARIGTGSPRRMAQLNAYARSHGLDIETVPIRGNVDTRIGFVRSGELDAVVLAAAGLSRLGRTGEVTDFLPVDTVLPAPGQGALAIECAATSADLAAALAELDDPYTRVAVTAERSLLAALEAGCSAPVGALADLLVDGQAVNELRLRGVVGSTDGASLVQMSITGPVPTSHDDAAALGRELATEMLAKGAAGLMGERAL; translated from the coding sequence ATGACCGACAACTCACCCCGCGCGCAGACCGGCGCGCCGCTCCGGCTGGGCACCCGGCGCAGCAAGCTCGCCATGGCGCAGTCCGGCCTGGTCGCCGACGCGGTCAGCGAGGTGACCGGGCGCGCCGTCGAGCTCGTCGAGGTCACCACGTACGGAGACATCTCCAAGGAGCATCTCGCGCAGATCGGCGGCACCGGCGTGTTCGTCGCGGCGCTGCGTGAGGCCCTGCTGCGAGGCGAGGTGGACTTCGCCGTCCACTCGCTCAAGGACCTGCCGACCGCACAGCCCGAGGGCCTCGTGCTTGCTGCCGTACCGCGGCGCGAGGACCCGCGCGACGTGCTGGTGGCGCGGGACGGGCTGACCTTCGAGCAGCTGCCGTCCGGCGCCCGCATAGGCACCGGCTCGCCGCGCCGCATGGCGCAGCTCAACGCGTACGCCCGCAGCCACGGCCTCGACATCGAGACCGTGCCGATCCGTGGCAACGTCGATACGCGTATCGGATTTGTACGAAGCGGTGAACTGGACGCGGTGGTTCTCGCCGCGGCCGGGCTCAGCCGCCTCGGCCGGACCGGTGAGGTGACCGACTTCCTGCCGGTCGACACCGTTCTGCCCGCTCCCGGTCAGGGAGCACTGGCGATCGAATGCGCTGCAACCAGCGCGGACCTCGCCGCCGCGCTCGCCGAGCTCGACGACCCGTACACCCGGGTCGCCGTGACCGCCGAGCGTTCCCTGCTCGCCGCCCTGGAGGCCGGCTGCTCCGCACCTGTGGGTGCGCTGGCCGACCTCCTGGTCGACGGACAGGCTGTCAACGAACTGCGCCTGCGCGGTGTCGTCGGTTCCACCGACGGCGCCTCGCTGGTACAGATGTCCATCACCGGTCCCGTCCCCACGTCGCACGACGACGCGGCGGCCCTCGGTCGCGAGCTCGCGACCGAGATGCTTGCCAAGGGTGCGGCCGGTCTTATGGGGGAGCGAGCACTTTGA
- a CDS encoding bifunctional uroporphyrinogen-III C-methyltransferase/uroporphyrinogen-III synthase yields MSPTGPAVSDFPVLSAGHVTFLGAGPGDPGLLTLRAVEALASADVLVAEPDVLGVVRGHARAGVSTPELAVVDVSSTPAGVPVLRDAANLVMEAAKGGRRVVRAVSGDPGLDGSAGAEMLACAAAGIPFEVVPGVANAVGVPAYAGVPLRDAQGADVRFVDARTASDRCWTEIGASDATAVVSTTLDSVAATAGELVSAGRKPDTPLTVTVAGTTTRQRTWTATLGTIAQVLKQAKVLPSPEGHQPVIAVVGERSSAAQRDQLSWFESKPLFGWKVLVPRTKEQAASLSDQLRSYGAVPHEVPTIAVEPPRTPQQMERAVKGLVTGRYEWIAFTSVNAVKAVREKFEEYGLDARAFAGIKVAAVGEQTAAALIDFGVKPDLVPSGEQSAAGLLEDWPPYDPVFDPIDRVFLPRADIATETLVAGLIELGWEVDDVTAYRTVRASPPPSDTREAIKGGGFDAVLFTSSSTVRNLVGIAGKPHNVTVIACIGPATAKTAEEHGLRVDVLSPEPSVHKLAAALAEFGAQRRDAAKEAGDPVTRPSERRPGARRRRTTT; encoded by the coding sequence TTGAGCCCCACCGGCCCCGCCGTATCCGACTTTCCGGTCCTGTCCGCAGGGCACGTCACCTTCCTCGGCGCCGGTCCCGGCGATCCGGGACTGCTGACTCTGCGCGCTGTCGAGGCGCTCGCGAGCGCGGACGTTCTTGTCGCCGAGCCGGACGTGCTCGGCGTTGTTCGCGGCCATGCGCGGGCAGGCGTAAGCACGCCTGAGCTGGCGGTTGTTGACGTGTCATCAACACCCGCCGGTGTGCCCGTTCTCAGGGACGCGGCCAATCTTGTCATGGAGGCCGCGAAGGGCGGCAGGCGGGTCGTCCGTGCCGTCTCCGGTGACCCCGGCCTGGACGGGTCCGCGGGCGCGGAGATGCTGGCCTGCGCCGCCGCCGGCATCCCCTTCGAGGTCGTCCCCGGTGTCGCGAACGCCGTGGGCGTGCCCGCGTACGCCGGTGTGCCGCTGCGCGACGCGCAGGGCGCCGACGTCCGGTTCGTCGACGCCCGCACCGCCTCGGACCGCTGCTGGACCGAGATCGGCGCGAGCGACGCAACGGCTGTCGTCTCGACGACGCTGGACTCGGTCGCGGCCACCGCGGGCGAGCTGGTCTCGGCGGGCCGCAAGCCCGACACCCCGCTCACCGTCACGGTCGCGGGTACGACGACCCGGCAGCGCACCTGGACGGCGACCCTCGGGACGATCGCCCAGGTTCTCAAGCAGGCGAAGGTGCTGCCGTCGCCGGAGGGGCACCAGCCGGTCATAGCCGTGGTCGGTGAGCGCAGCTCCGCCGCCCAGCGCGACCAGCTCTCGTGGTTCGAGTCCAAGCCGCTCTTCGGTTGGAAGGTGCTCGTGCCGCGTACGAAGGAGCAGGCGGCGTCGCTCTCCGACCAGCTGCGTTCGTACGGCGCCGTGCCGCACGAGGTCCCGACGATCGCCGTCGAGCCGCCGCGTACGCCGCAGCAGATGGAGCGCGCGGTCAAGGGCCTCGTCACGGGCCGCTACGAGTGGATCGCCTTCACCAGCGTCAACGCGGTCAAGGCCGTCCGGGAGAAGTTCGAGGAGTACGGGCTCGACGCCCGTGCCTTCGCCGGCATCAAGGTCGCGGCGGTCGGCGAGCAGACCGCCGCCGCGCTGATCGACTTCGGTGTGAAGCCGGACCTGGTGCCGTCCGGTGAGCAGTCCGCTGCCGGTCTGCTGGAGGACTGGCCGCCCTACGACCCGGTCTTCGACCCGATCGACCGTGTCTTCCTGCCGCGCGCCGACATCGCCACGGAGACGCTGGTCGCCGGGCTCATCGAGCTGGGCTGGGAGGTCGACGACGTCACCGCGTACCGCACGGTCCGCGCCTCGCCGCCGCCGTCCGACACCCGTGAGGCCATCAAGGGCGGCGGTTTCGACGCGGTGCTCTTCACCTCGTCGTCGACCGTCCGGAACCTGGTCGGCATCGCGGGCAAGCCGCACAACGTGACTGTCATCGCGTGCATCGGCCCTGCCACGGCGAAGACCGCCGAGGAGCACGGTCTGCGGGTGGACGTGCTGTCGCCGGAGCCGTCGGTGCACAAGCTGGCCGCGGCGCTCGCCGAGTTCGGCGCGCAGCGCCGGGACGCGGCGAAGGAGGCCGGTGACCCGGTGACGCGGCCGAGCGAGCGGCGTCCTGGGGCGCGGAGGCGTCGTACGACGACCTGA
- the hemB gene encoding porphobilinogen synthase → MTVYGNFPGSRPRRLRTTPAMRRMVAETRLDPANLILPAFVREGITAPVAISAMPGVQQHTLDTLRKAAVDAVSAGVSGIMLFGVPADENKDARGTAGTDPDGILQVGLRAVREEVGDDLVVMSDLCLDEYTDHGHCGVLTADGRVDNDATLERYAEMAQVQADAGAHVVGPSGMMDGQVGVIRDALDQTGHEDVAILAYTAKYSSAFYGPFREAVGSSLKGDRKTYQQDPANARESLRELALDLDEGADMVMVKPAGPYLDILVKVADSVDVPVAAYQISGEYAMIEAAAEKGWIDRDAAIMESLTGIRRAGAQMILTYWATEVAERLRRS, encoded by the coding sequence ATGACTGTGTACGGAAACTTCCCCGGCTCCCGCCCCCGGCGGCTGCGGACGACCCCGGCGATGCGGCGGATGGTCGCCGAGACACGGCTCGACCCGGCGAACCTGATCCTGCCCGCGTTCGTACGCGAGGGCATCACGGCGCCCGTCGCCATCTCGGCCATGCCCGGTGTCCAGCAGCACACCCTGGACACCCTCCGGAAGGCCGCCGTCGACGCGGTCTCGGCCGGGGTCTCCGGGATCATGCTCTTCGGCGTTCCGGCGGACGAGAACAAGGACGCCCGGGGAACCGCGGGCACCGACCCGGACGGCATCCTCCAGGTCGGTCTGCGCGCGGTGCGCGAAGAGGTCGGCGACGATCTCGTCGTCATGTCGGACCTGTGCCTCGACGAGTACACGGACCACGGTCACTGCGGTGTCCTGACCGCCGACGGCCGCGTCGACAACGACGCCACTCTCGAGCGGTACGCCGAGATGGCCCAGGTCCAGGCGGATGCGGGCGCCCATGTGGTCGGCCCCAGCGGCATGATGGACGGCCAGGTCGGCGTGATCCGCGACGCGCTCGACCAGACCGGGCACGAGGACGTGGCGATCCTCGCCTACACGGCGAAGTACTCGTCGGCCTTCTACGGGCCGTTCCGAGAGGCGGTCGGCTCCTCGCTGAAGGGCGACCGCAAGACGTATCAGCAGGACCCGGCGAACGCTCGCGAGTCCCTGCGCGAGCTGGCACTCGATCTCGACGAGGGCGCCGACATGGTCATGGTCAAGCCGGCCGGACCGTACCTGGACATCCTGGTGAAGGTCGCCGACTCGGTGGACGTGCCGGTCGCCGCGTACCAGATCAGCGGCGAGTACGCGATGATCGAGGCCGCCGCGGAGAAGGGCTGGATCGACCGCGACGCGGCGATCATGGAGAGCCTGACCGGGATCCGCCGCGCGGGTGCGCAGATGATCCTGACGTACTGGGCGACGGAGGTCGCCGAGCGGCTGCGCCGTTCGTAG
- a CDS encoding HEAT repeat domain-containing protein codes for MDRTDSLIEQFRALPAESDEKRELIAAMGDVLADRPDHPDAVPFLASVTADSEEYDLARVEATTVLRLRPPAEAESRLHAGRALVAVVRGPDDDLVRQYAAMALGPYADDPEVHEVLAAAIMDDFDRLVRDNALAALDEAGPSDKRIELLHRLSADATLGHEAVRILSSWGLEPAA; via the coding sequence ATGGACCGGACAGACAGCCTCATCGAGCAGTTCCGTGCACTGCCTGCCGAAAGCGACGAAAAGCGCGAACTCATCGCCGCAATGGGCGACGTACTCGCGGACCGCCCGGACCATCCGGACGCCGTGCCCTTCCTCGCCTCGGTGACCGCCGACTCGGAGGAGTACGACCTCGCACGGGTCGAAGCCACCACGGTCCTGCGCCTGCGGCCACCGGCCGAGGCCGAGTCACGGCTCCACGCGGGCCGGGCGCTGGTGGCCGTGGTGCGTGGCCCCGACGACGATCTGGTCCGCCAGTACGCGGCCATGGCGCTCGGTCCCTACGCGGACGACCCGGAGGTCCACGAAGTGCTGGCCGCCGCCATCATGGACGACTTCGACCGGCTCGTGCGGGACAACGCCCTGGCGGCGCTCGACGAGGCGGGCCCCAGCGACAAGCGGATCGAGCTGCTGCACCGGCTGTCCGCGGACGCCACGCTCGGCCACGAGGCGGTCCGCATCCTCTCGTCCTGGGGCCTGGAACCCGCGGCGTGA